Genomic DNA from Paracoccus aminophilus JCM 7686:
AGGGCCTTTGCCCCCTTTAAGGTCCACTCTGGTTGAAAGAGCAGGCCGCTTTCAGGGGGCGACGGCTCAGATCCGGGCGGTGACGGTCTTGAGCTTGCAATAGCTCGCGACCGCAACCATGCCCTTCTCGCGACCAAGCCCCGAACGGCGGTTGCCGCCGAAGGGCGTCTCGATCCCGCCTGCGAAATACTCGTTGATGAAAACCTGACCCGCATCGACATCGCGCGCGATGCGATGGGCGCGGCTGATATCGCGCGTAAAAAGCCCGGCGACCAGAGCGAAATCGGTGCAATTCGCCGCCGCAATCGCTTCGTCCGCGCTGTCGACGACCTGCACCGCCAGAACCGGGCCGAAGATTTCCTCTTGCACGACCGGATCGTCCCAAGAGAGCCCGTCCAAAATGGTCGGCGGATAGAACCACCCCTTGCCGGTTTCGGGATCTGCGGTGATCTTGCCGCCGGTCACGACCTCGACGCCGCGCGCGCGGGCCTGATCGACATAGCCCGCAACCTTGGCCAGATGCTCGGCCGAGTTGATCGCGCCGTAATTCACCCCGTCCCTGAGCCCGTGGCCGATGGTGAAGCCCCCCGCCCGCTTGGCCAGCCGCTCGATGAACTCGGCATGGATGCTGCGCTCGATCACGAGGCGCGAGCCTGCCGAGCAAATCTGGCCCGAGTTTTCAAAGATCGCGCCGATGACCTGATCCAGCGCCAGATCCAGATCGGCATCGGCGAGCACGATATTCGGCGATTTCCCCCCCAATTCGAGCGTGACCGAGGCGATATTGCGCGCCGCCGCCTGCATGACGTTGATGCCCGTCGTGGTCGAGCCGGTGAAGGTCACATGGTGCACGTCGGGATGGGCGACCAAAGCCGCGCCTGCCGCAACCCCGGTGCCGGTGACGACATTGCACACGCCCGCCGGCAGGCCCGCCTGATGCAGAAGATCCGCCAGCATCAGTGCGGTCATCGGCGTCTGCTCGGCGGGTTTTGCCACCACCGAGCAGCCCGCCGCCAAGGCCGGGGCAAACGAGCGCGCGGCGGTCGAAAGCGGATAGTTCCAGGGAATGATATGGGCGGTGACGCCGACCGGCTCATTCACGGAATAGGACACATAATCCTGCCCCAAGGGGTAAGAGCGCCCCTCGAGCTTATCGCCCGCGCCCGCGTAATATTCAAAGGCGCGCGCGGCACCGCGCACATCGCCCAGAGCCTCGGCAAGGGTCTTGCCGGAATCGAGCACCTCGGCGCGGGCGAAGCGGTCAGCATGGGCACGCAAGGCTTCGGCTACGCGCATCAGGACGCGGCCCCGCTCGGCGGCCGAGGTCTTGGCCCAAAGCGCGCCCGCGCGCTTGGCAGCAGCCA
This window encodes:
- a CDS encoding aldehyde dehydrogenase family protein; protein product: MANHALNLPNQHFIDGRWQAAVSGRMMASFDPGIAEPHAEFAAGDSDDIALAVAAAKRAGALWAKTSAAERGRVLMRVAEALRAHADRFARAEVLDSGKTLAEALGDVRGAARAFEYYAGAGDKLEGRSYPLGQDYVSYSVNEPVGVTAHIIPWNYPLSTAARSFAPALAAGCSVVAKPAEQTPMTALMLADLLHQAGLPAGVCNVVTGTGVAAGAALVAHPDVHHVTFTGSTTTGINVMQAAARNIASVTLELGGKSPNIVLADADLDLALDQVIGAIFENSGQICSAGSRLVIERSIHAEFIERLAKRAGGFTIGHGLRDGVNYGAINSAEHLAKVAGYVDQARARGVEVVTGGKITADPETGKGWFYPPTILDGLSWDDPVVQEEIFGPVLAVQVVDSADEAIAAANCTDFALVAGLFTRDISRAHRIARDVDAGQVFINEYFAGGIETPFGGNRRSGLGREKGMVAVASYCKLKTVTARI